The window ACCAGGGGTAGAGGTTATGAAAATAGAAGACTTTGTGGAGAGTAATAGAGATGAGGCTAGGGAATATGTTTGGAAACTTATTGATCCAGGCAAGGATAAGTATACTGCTTTAGCTGCTCTTAGAGGTAGAGGTGGATATTTCATAAGAATTAAGAAAAATACTAAAGTTGAAGAGCCTATAATGGCCTGTTTATTTATGAGTATAGGGGGTTTGCAAGCACCACATAATATTGTCATTGCTGAAAAGGGTTCTGAAGCAACTGTTTATACTGGTTGCACCATAGCACCTGAAGTAATAGGGCTTCATGTAGGTATATCGGAATTTTATGTTGAAGAGAATGCAACTCTTAGATTTGTAATGGTTCATTCATGGAATAAGGTATCTCATGTAAGACCGAGAACAGCTGTTTATGTAGGACCTAATGGTAAGTACATTTCCTACTACGTTAATCTCTCAAAGGTAAAAACACTTCAAACATATCCAATTGTCTATTTAAGTGATAATGCATATACATATTTAGCATCTATAATACTTGGTTTAGAGGATTCTGATATAGATGTTGGTAGTGGAGCTAATCTCAATGGAGAAAACGCTGCTGCAGAAATAGTTTCAAGATCTTTAGCAAGAGACAGTGCTAAAATAGTTGCTAGAGCCTCTATAATGGGTAGACATGGCAAGGGACATATAGACTGCAGAGGCCTTATGCTATCGGATAAGGCAGTTATTAGAACAATACCAGAACTCTATGCATTAACCCCAAACACTATCTTAACTCATGAAGCTTCAATAGGAAGACTAGCTGAAGATGAAATAAACTATCTCATAAGCAAGGGATTTGCAAAGGACGAGGCCATAGCAATTCTTTTAAGAGGGTTTATAAGTGTTGAGATTAAGGGTTTACCTAAAAAAGTTCAAGAATATATAGAAACCGTGGAAAAGCTAACAGTTGAAAAAAGCATGTAAATAGTCAAAATAGATTCTTTCTACTCTTTCAAGAATCTAACCTCATTACATTGCCCAAAAATATATAAAAACACCTATATATTCTTATTATAAAGAATACTGATCATGATTGTGGTGTAGTTAATTGTTAAAAGAAAAAGTGGTTATGTTAAAACTTGCAACTCTATTTATGTTTCTGCTAATTGTGAGTA of the Ignisphaera cupida genome contains:
- a CDS encoding SufB/SufD family protein, with the translated sequence MGLGSWLKEIETRAREGLNKPSPYGIDVDVTQFLEVKEGKPSLDESRVKEVGVDLSAKALYTQVDQLYFKYLSKIPGVEVMKIEDFVESNRDEAREYVWKLIDPGKDKYTALAALRGRGGYFIRIKKNTKVEEPIMACLFMSIGGLQAPHNIVIAEKGSEATVYTGCTIAPEVIGLHVGISEFYVEENATLRFVMVHSWNKVSHVRPRTAVYVGPNGKYISYYVNLSKVKTLQTYPIVYLSDNAYTYLASIILGLEDSDIDVGSGANLNGENAAAEIVSRSLARDSAKIVARASIMGRHGKGHIDCRGLMLSDKAVIRTIPELYALTPNTILTHEASIGRLAEDEINYLISKGFAKDEAIAILLRGFISVEIKGLPKKVQEYIETVEKLTVEKSM